The Coffea eugenioides isolate CCC68of unplaced genomic scaffold, Ceug_1.0 ScVebR1_1312;HRSCAF=2140, whole genome shotgun sequence genome includes a region encoding these proteins:
- the LOC113755220 gene encoding DNA replication licensing factor MCM4-like, which produces MEAFRLLEVALQQSATDHSTGTIDMDLITTGVSASERMRRENLVSTTRNIIMEKMQIGGSSTRLLELLEELKKQNSGAEVHLNDLRNALATLASEGFVVVHGDSVKRI; this is translated from the exons ATGGAGGCGTTCCGGCTTCTTGAAGTTGCGCTGCAGCAGTCCGCAACAGATCATTCTACTG GAACCATTGACATGGATCTAATCACAACTGGAGTTTCTGCAAGTGAGCGGATGAGAAGAGAGAATTTAGTATCAACCACCCGCAACATAATAATGGAGAAAATGCAAATAGGTGGATCCTCAACCCGCCTGCTGGAG TTACTGGAAGAGTTGAAGAAGCAAAATTCTGGTGCTGAAGTTCACCTCAATGAT CTGCGGAATGCTCTAGCCACTCTTGCAAGTGAAGGTTTCGTTGTTGTCCATGGTGACAGTGTGAAAAGAATATGA